The following are encoded together in the Streptomyces sp. NBC_00341 genome:
- a CDS encoding helix-turn-helix domain-containing protein, protein MVRASRGAVTPGMWRREAGTVVRPAAPLPEAAGAILAGSRIVPGPTEWSPHSHSLHELVWVRGGTLTSRVGDRVLTVVEGHGLWMPAGMVHGGRATAGAEFSDAFFVPDRTPFAFTEPMAIAMTPLLESLLTHLASARLDAEARARAESVVFDVIRPSERQFALQLPGDPRIDAIAETLLDDPSDGRSLEDWARRLEISDRTITRAFRQATGLSFAQWRQMLRVHRALMLLAEGFEVATVSEVLGYAQPSSFIVAFRRVTGVTPGAFFDAAAEPSRDVRNSVSRDQNS, encoded by the coding sequence ATGGTTCGAGCGTCCCGTGGTGCGGTGACCCCCGGGATGTGGCGGCGTGAGGCGGGCACCGTGGTGCGGCCGGCCGCACCGCTCCCGGAGGCGGCGGGTGCCATCCTTGCCGGGTCCCGTATCGTCCCCGGCCCCACGGAGTGGTCGCCGCACTCGCATTCCCTGCACGAACTCGTCTGGGTGCGCGGGGGAACGCTGACGTCCCGCGTGGGGGACCGGGTGCTGACCGTGGTCGAGGGGCACGGGCTCTGGATGCCCGCGGGGATGGTCCACGGGGGCCGGGCGACGGCGGGTGCCGAGTTCTCCGACGCCTTCTTCGTCCCCGATCGCACCCCGTTCGCGTTCACGGAACCCATGGCGATCGCGATGACGCCGTTGCTGGAGTCGCTGCTGACCCATCTGGCCTCCGCGCGGCTCGACGCCGAGGCCAGGGCGCGGGCGGAGTCGGTCGTCTTCGATGTGATCCGGCCCTCGGAGCGTCAGTTCGCGTTGCAGTTGCCCGGCGATCCACGGATCGACGCCATCGCAGAAACCCTGCTGGACGATCCCTCGGACGGCCGCTCGCTGGAGGACTGGGCGCGCCGGCTGGAGATCAGCGACCGCACGATCACACGGGCCTTCCGGCAGGCGACGGGTCTCTCCTTCGCGCAGTGGCGCCAGATGCTGCGTGTGCACCGTGCGCTGATGCTCCTCGCCGAAGGCTTCGAGGTGGCCACGGTTTCCGAGGTGCTCGGCTACGCGCAGCCCAGCTCCTTCATCGTCGCCTTCCGGCGGGTCACGGGAGTCACGCCGGGTGCGTTCTTCGACGCGGCCGCCGAGCCGTCGCGGGATGTCCGGAATTCCGTATCGCGTGACCAGAACTCCTGA
- a CDS encoding ABC transporter ATP-binding protein, which produces MFTSLFRSAGEPTATPAATAPVAALIGHDLVLRYGGKPVVHGVSVALEPGRATALVGPNGSGKSTLLRALSRLHRLDGGRVTLGAPDGEPERDAALLSSRGFAREVTLFSQSRPAPQGLTVAEVVAFGRHPYRRGFAGPTAEDRTAVDHAVGVTGVRDMAARQVGELSGGEMQRVWLAACLAQGTGVVLLDEPTNHLDLRYQFETLDLVRDLVEEHGIAVGIVLHDLDQASRVADTLVLMRSGRVYAAGAPADVLTAENIGEVYDIRVEVAVDPRTGRLRIDPLGRHLS; this is translated from the coding sequence ATGTTCACAAGCCTCTTCCGGTCTGCCGGAGAACCCACGGCCACCCCTGCCGCCACCGCTCCGGTGGCCGCGCTCATCGGGCACGACCTGGTGCTGCGCTACGGCGGCAAACCCGTGGTCCACGGCGTCTCGGTCGCGCTGGAACCCGGCCGTGCGACCGCCCTGGTCGGGCCGAACGGCAGCGGGAAGTCCACGCTGCTGCGGGCACTCTCCCGACTGCACCGGCTGGACGGCGGCCGGGTGACGCTCGGCGCCCCCGACGGAGAGCCCGAACGTGACGCGGCCCTGCTCAGCTCCCGTGGGTTCGCGCGCGAGGTCACGCTGTTCTCCCAGTCGAGGCCCGCTCCCCAGGGGCTGACGGTCGCCGAGGTCGTCGCGTTCGGGCGCCATCCCTACCGGCGTGGCTTCGCCGGACCGACCGCGGAGGACCGGACCGCCGTCGACCACGCCGTGGGGGTCACCGGAGTACGCGACATGGCCGCGCGGCAGGTCGGAGAACTCTCCGGCGGGGAGATGCAGCGTGTCTGGCTCGCGGCCTGCCTGGCCCAGGGCACCGGCGTCGTGCTGCTCGACGAGCCGACCAACCACCTCGACCTGCGCTACCAGTTCGAGACGCTCGACCTGGTGCGGGACCTCGTCGAGGAACACGGCATCGCGGTCGGGATCGTGCTGCACGACCTCGACCAGGCCTCCCGCGTCGCGGACACGCTCGTCCTGATGCGCTCGGGCCGGGTGTACGCGGCCGGCGCACCCGCCGACGTCCTCACCGCGGAGAACATCGGCGAGGTCTACGACATTCGCGTCGAGGTGGCCGTCGACCCCCGAACGGGGCGCCTCCGCATCGACCCACTCGGCCGCCACCTCTCCTGA